The Rana temporaria chromosome 13, aRanTem1.1, whole genome shotgun sequence genome has a window encoding:
- the CHST14 gene encoding carbohydrate sulfotransferase 14 yields MFPHPLYQLPEHFQMGTAGTYSGGSPTLRRIPSHPLSRPRAPSTMLPSMLMFGVIVASCGLLLMIERGILADVKTPPPRGDLAWRSHSRGGVHRAEDLDYEILRDIRNRTMSGVCGQKNMPHSPWDLPPGQRRTLLKHIIVNDKYKFLYCYVPKVACSNWKRVLKVLDGHLENVDVKLKMDHKSDLTFLSDLSEDEATYRLRHYYKFLFVREPMERLLSAYRNKFGEIKDYQQKYGMEIVRRYREKPGTSQGEDVTFSEFLHYLLDEDVEKMNEHWMPIYNLCQPCAVTYDFIGSYERLREDANTVLEAINAPPYIQFPERQAWYKPVTKETLHYFLCNTPRGLIRELLPKYILDFSLFAYSLPNITSEYCRN; encoded by the coding sequence ATGTTCCCTCACCCCCTCTACCAGCTCCCGGAGCACTTCCAGATGGGCACCGCGGGCACCTATAGCGGCGGCTCCCCCACCCTGAGACGGATCCCCTCTCACCCCCTATCCAGGCCCCGGGCCCCCAGCACCATGCTGCCCTCCATGCTAATGTTTGGGGTGATCGTGGCCTCCTGTGGGTTACTGCTGATGATTGAGAGGGGCATCCTGGCCGATGTGAAGACCCCTCCTCCCCGGGGGGACCTGGCATGGCGCTCACACAGCCGGGGTGGGGTACACCGGGCAGAGGACTTGGACTATGAGATCCTGCGGGACATCCGTAACCGGACGATGAGCGGCGTCTGTGGCCAGAAGAATATGCCCCACAGTCCCTGGGACCTTCCCCCGGGCCAGCGGAGGACCCTACTCAAACACATCATTGTCAATGACAAGTACAAGTTCCTCTACTGCTATGTGCCCAAGGTGGCATGCTCCAACTGGAAGAGGGTCCTCAAGGTGCTGGATGGTCACCTGGAGAACGTGGACGTCAAGCTGAAGATGGACCACAAGAGCGACCTGACCTTCCTGTCTGACCTCTCGGAGGACGAGGCCACCTACCGCCTGCGACATTACTATAAGTTCTTGTTTGTCCGGGAGCCCATGGAGAGGCTTCTGTCCGCCTACCGCAATAAgtttggggaaattaaagattaccaGCAGAAGTATGGCATGGAGATTGTCAGGAGGTACCGGGAGAAGCCTGGCACATCCCAGGGGGAGGATGTCACCTTCTCCGAGTTCCTCCACTATCTGTTGGATGAGGATGTGGAGAAGATGAATGAGCACTGGATGCCCATCTATAACCTGTGCCAGCCCTGTGCTGTCACCTATGACTTCATAGGATCTTATGAGAGGCTGAGGGAGGATGCCAACACAGTTCTGGAGGCCATCAATGCCCCACCGTACATCCAGTTCCCCGAGAGACAGGCCTGGTACAAGCCCGTCACTAAAGAGACATTACATTACTTCCTATGCAATACCCCCAGGGGTCTGATCCGAGAGCTCTTACCCAAGTACATCCTAGACTTCTCTTTGTTCGCCTATTCCCTTCCCAATATTACCAGTGAATATTGTAGAAACTAG